GGGTGTCGCGGGCCCGCCGCCGGGCGTCGCGCACGGTCAGGGGCACCGGGTCCCAGCCCAGGAGCCGGCCCAGGTGGGCCACGGGCGGGGCCCCCGGGTGGTCGGCCAGCACCGCACCGGGCGCCCCCTGGGCGGTGATCCGGCCGTCGGCCACCACCACCGCCCGGTCGGCCATGGGCCCGGCCCGCTCCAGCCGGTGCTCGGCCATGACCACGGTGGTGCCCAGGTCGTCGGCCAGCCGGGCCACCGCGGCCAGGACGTCGTCGGCGCCCTGGGGGTCGAGCATGGAGGTGGGCTCGTCCAGGACCAGCACGGCGGGGGCGGCGGCCAGGGCCCCGGCCACCGCGCTGCGCTGGCGCTCGCCCCCCGAGAGGGTGGACGGGGACCGGTGCCGCAGGGCGGCGATGCCCACCGCGTCGAGCACCTCCTCGACCCGCCGTCGCATCTCGGCCTCGGGCATGCCCAGGTTCTCCAGCACGAAGGCCACGTCGTGCTCGACCTCGTCCACCACCACGTGGGCCTCGGGGTCCTGGTGCACGAAGCCCACGGTGCCGGCCAGGTCCCGGGGCCGGGCCGCGGTCACGTCGCGCCCGCTGACCACGACCCGGCCCCGGAACCGGCCCCCGCTGGCCCGGGGGACCAGGCGGTTCACCGTCCGCAGCAGGGTGCTCTTGCCCGAGCCGCTGTCGCCCACCACCACCACCACCTCGCCCCCGGCCACGGCCAGGTCGATCCCGGCCAGCACCGGCGGCCCGTCGGGGTAGGCGAACCCGACGCCCTCCCAGGCCACGTCGCCGGTCATCGGGGCGGGGACCCGGGGGTGGGGCTGCGGACCAGGGCCGGCGCGGCCAGGCCGAGCAGGGCGGCGGCGGGCAGCAGCGGGAGGCCGGGAGCCCGGAACGGCAGCACCGCCGGGTCCCAGGCCAGGTCGACACCGGCGGCGCTGCAGGCCCCCAGCACCACCGGCACGGCCAGCACAGCGGCGCTCACCGCGGCGTCCAGCCGGCGCAGGGGGCGCCGCCGGTAGCGGGTGGGGGCGGAGCGGCCGCTGGCCACCACCGCGGCGACCAGGGCCACCACCCCGCCCCCGGCCAGGGCCGCGGCCACCGTCGGGGCCCGGCCCACCAGGGCCACCACCGAGCCCCCCAGGCCCAGCAGGGCCAGGCCGCCGAGCAGGGCGGTGGCCCGGTCCGAGGCCGTGGCCCGGGTCCGCCCGTAGCCCCGGGAGTCCATCGACTCGGCCAAGCGGACGGCCCGTTCCAGGCCCGTCTCCAGCACAGGCAGGGCCAGGCGGACGGCCCGCCCCCGCCGGACGCGGGCCCCGCCGGTGCGGGCCCGGTCGGCGTCGCGGGCGGCGGCCGCGGCCTCCAGCGTGGAGGGCACGAAGGCCAGGGCCACGGTGAGGACCAGGCCCGGCTCGTGGAAGGCCCGGGGGGCCACGGCCAGCAGCTCGTGGTGCGAGGCCACGGCGTTGAAGGCCCCGAACCCGGCGATGATCCCGACCACCAGGAGGCTGTCGATGGCGGTCTGGAGCACCACCGCCTCGGACACCACGCCCCCCACCGAGAAGCCCCCCAGGGCGGTGGGCAGCGTGAGCCGGGGCAGGTGGACCAGCCCGCCCTGGGCGCCGGTGGCCAGCGGCGTGGTCAGGCCGATGAGCACCACCCGGAGGGCGCCGAAGGCCACGGCCACGGTGACCAGCACCGGGAAGGCCCGGGCCAGGGAGCCGGGCCGGCGGTGGGCCTCGACCACGACCCACACCGTGGCCAGCACGATGGCCACCAGCAGCGGGTTGGGGGCCAGCTGTAGCGAGACGGTGACGGCGATGGCCCACACGAGCCAGGTGACGGAGTGGAGGGGGCTGGTCACGTGCCACCTCCTGCGGTCTTTGACCGGAGCGGACCCCGTGCGTACGGTACGCAGCCAGCAGAGGTCGGCCGCAACCCGGATGTTGCGGTCGGTCGAGACCCGGGACCAGACAACCCGGGGCGACGGGGGAAGTCCGGTGAGAGTCCGGCGCTGACCCGCAGCTGTAAGCGGTCCTCGGACCGTGAGCCAGGAGACCCGCCCTGCCGCCGGACACCCCGTCCGGGCCTGTTCCCGGCCGCACCCGCGGCCCGACCGCCCCTCGTGGAACGTGGGGGCACAGGAGGTTCCCGCGCATGCGCACCCGTCTCTTGGCGACGGCCGGCTTGACCGCCACCCTCGCCCTTCCCTCCCTCCTCGGCCCGCTCGGCGCCGGGGCCGCCCCGACGGCCCCCCGCCCCCGGGCCAGCGACGCAGTCGAGGCCGCGGTGGCCTGGCTGGAGACCCAGCAGCAGGCCGACGGGGGCTTCGACGGCGCCGGGTTCCCCGGCTTCGAGACCCCTGACGTCGTGCTGGCCCTGGCCGCCGCCGGCCAGAGCGGGCCGGGGTGGAGCGAGGCCGAGGCCCTGGCCGCGGTCCAGGCCGTGGCCACCCCCGGGGGCCTCGACGCCCTCGACGCCCTCGACGACCTGGTCGACACGCCGACGTCGCCGACCCAGGCGGCCAAGGTCATCGCCCTCGACGTGGTGCCCCTGGGCCTCGACACCGGCGACTTCGACCCCTCGGGCGACAGCGCCGCCCCCGTCGACCTCCTGGCCCTGGTGCGCTCGGGGGCCGGCGACGGCTCGTACCCGAACCTGGCCTTCAACGGGCAGGTCTACGTGGCCTGGGCCCTGGCCACGCTGGGCGAGCCGGTCCCGGCCCCCCTCCTGGCCCTCATCGACGGGGCCCAGCAGGCCAACGGCAGCTTCGACTACTCGGGCCTGCCCGGGGGGAGCGACATCGATCCCGACCTGACGGCGTCGGTGATCATGGCCCTGACCCTGGCCGGCCGGCCCGCCACCGACCCGACCGTGCGCGGCGCCGTCCTGGCCCTGGGCCGGGCCCAGGGGTGGAACGGCGAGTGGGCCTCGCCCTTCGACGACGGCAACCCCAACTCCACGGCCCAGGCCATGCTGGCCGCGGTCACCCTGGGCTCCGATCCGGAGACGCCGTGCTGGCGGGACCGGGCCGACGGCCGCTTCACCGGCGTGCGCTACCGGTCGCCCTCGGTCTCGCTCCTGCGTCGCCAGGCCGGCGACGGCTCCGTCGCCAGCCCCAGCGACGGCCCCAGCCGCAACACCTTCGGCACCGCCCAGACCGTCCAGGCCCTGGTGGCCGCGGAGGGGCCCTGGCCCTACGCCGGCGCCGGCTGCTCGACCGCCAGCCCCGGGGACAGTCGCCGCCTGGTCAACGCCCACTACGTGGACCTGCTGGGCCGCTTCAGCGACCAGGCCGGGGCCCAGTTCTGGGTCGGGCTCCTCGATGCCGGGATCGACCCCGCCCGGGTGTCCCAGCGCCTCACCGGCACGCCGGAGTACGGCCGCCGGGTGGTCGACGAGATGTACCGGGCCTACCTGGACCGCCCCGCCTCGCCGGCCGAGCGGGCCGCCGGGGCGCCGGGCGTCCTGGCCGGCCGGCGCCTGGACCGGGCCGCCGCCATCCTGGGCAGCCAGGAGTACTACGAGGGCGCGGTCGAGGACCCGACGCCCCCCTCCGCCGCGGCCTGGGTCTCGGCCCTCTACCGCGACGTGCTGGGCCGCACCGGCGACGACGGGGCGTTGGCCTGGCTGCGCGGCCAGCTCGAGGCCGGCCGGAGCCGGGCCGCGGTGGCCCGCACCTTGCTGCGCACCGACGAGGCCCTGGGCGTCATGGTCGACGGGTTCTACCGGGACCTGCTGCGCCGCCGCAGCGATCCGAGCGGCCGCGCCTTCTGGGTGCGCCTCTTCCAGCGGGGCCGCAGCCCCGAGGCCCTGGTGCTGCTCATCGCCGGCTCGGCCGAGTACGTGGCCGCCACCCGGGCCCCCGCCTGACATGGCCTGCCGGTCCCGGTCCCGCTCCGGCCGCACGGTCGCGGCCACGGTGGCCGTCGCCGTGGTGCTGGCCGGCCTGGTGTCGGGGCCCCCGTCCCCCGCCGGGGCGCAGGACCCACAGCCCCGGGCCGCCACCTGCACCACCGCCGAGGGCGAGGTGTCCGTGGGCCAGGTGCTGGTGGTGGTGTCCTTCCCGGGGGGCCGGGTGGCGCGCTGCGCCGCCGCCGGCGGGTCGGGCATCGACGTGCTCCAGCGAGCCGGCTTCGGCGCCGTCCTCTCCGGCTACGGCACGGTGGGGGGGCAGGCCGCGGTGTGCGCCATCACCGACCCCTCCTCCGGCCAGCAGGTCGGCTGCCAGACCGGGCCGAGGTGCCTGACCTGCGCGTCCCCCGACTCCTGGACCTACTACCGGTGCTGGCAGTACTCCACGGTGGGCGCCGGCTCCACCGTCCCCCCGGGCGGCTCGATCGAGGCCTGGCACTTCGGCCACAGCCGCACCTGGCCCGGGGCCCGCCCGGCGGCGTGCGACAGCGACGGCGACGACACCCTGCCCACCCCACCGCCTCCCCCTCCGCCCCCGCCCGGGGGCGGCTCCGGGGCGACCGGCGGCGGCGGGGGCGGTGGTGCCGGCGGGACCGGTGGCGTCGGCGGGACCGGCGGGCCGGCGACCGGCGGGACCGGCGGGGGAGGGCCCCCCTCCGGCCCGGGCGGCACCGGTGCCGACGACCCGATCGACCCCTCCGCCCCCGGCTCGCCGGGGGCCACCGCCCCCCGGCCCGGCGGTCCCGGGGCCTCGTCGTCCTCCTCGACCACCGCCGCGGGGTCCTCGACCACCGCGGCGGAGGGCGAGGGGTCGGGCCGCGGCCCGGCCGACCCCGAGGACGAGGCGGCGGGCGACGCCATCGCCGCCTCGTCGCCCCTCCCCGGCCCGGGCTCCGGCGACGACGGTGGCTCCGGTGGCGGCGCGGTGCTGCCCCTGGTCCTGACCGGGGTGGCGGTGGCCGTGCTGGGCGCCGTGGCCCTCCGGCTCCGGCGCCGGCGCGGCGGGGCCGTCGCCCCCTGAACCCGAGCGGCGGGCCGCTCCCGGCGGGGGTAGCGTCGCCGCCCATGATCCGGGCGCTGGTGCTGAACGTCACCTACGAGCCCCTGAGCGTCGTGGCCGGGCGGCGGGCCGCCCTGCTGGTCCTGGCCGAGCGGGCCGAGCTGGTCCACGAGAGCGACGAGGTGCTCCACTCGGCCCGCCTGGTCCTGCCGGTGCCGTCGGTGGTCCGCCTCCGCACGCTGGTGCGGGTGCCCTACCAGCGGACCATCCCCCTCAGCCGCCGGGGGGTGCTGGCCCGCGACGGCCACGCCTGCCAGTACTGCGGGTCCCGGGCCGAGACCATCGACCACGTCATGCCCCGGAGCCGGGGCGGCACCCACACCTGGGAGAACGTGGTGGCCGCCTGCCGGCCCTGCAACCTCCGCAAGGGCAGCCGCCTGCTGGCCGACACCACCCTGCGCCTGGCCGCCCTGCCCGGCCCGCCCCGCCGCAGCGCCTGGGTCACAGTGGCGGCCGGTCCCGTCCCCCCGCTGTGGGAGCCGTACCTCCAGGCCGCATGAGCGGCACCGGGCCGCCCCCCGTGGCCGTGACCCTGCACCGCGTGCGCCTCCCGTTGCGGGCGCCCCACGTCGCCGCCCACGGGCGGGAGGACGGGCGCGAGGTGGTCCTGGTGGGCGTCACCGACGACGACGGGGTGGTGGGGTGGGGCGAGTGCCCGGCCCTGTCGGTGCCCGGCTACGCCCCGGAGTGGATCGACGGGGCGTGGTGGGTGCTGAGCCGGCTGCTGGGCCCCGCCGTCCTGGCCGGGCGGGGCGCGGACGGGGTGCCCGGCCATCCCATGGCCAGCGGGGCGGTCCGTGACGCCCTGCTGGACCTGCGGCTCCGGCAGGCGGGGGAGGGGCCGGCGTCCGCCCTCGGGCCCCTGGCCCCCACGGTGGCCTTCGGCGTCGCCGTGGGCCTGGACGACGACCCCGACCGGGTGGCCGCCGCCGCCGCCGGGGCGGTGGCCGCCGGGGCCTCGCTGGTGGTGGTGAAGGTCCGGCCCGGGTGGGCGGCGGTGCCCCTGGCCGCGGCCCGCGACGCCGCCCCCGGCGTGGCCGTGGCCGTGGACGCCAACGGCAGCTTCACCGAGGACGACATCGACGAGCTCCGGGCCCTGGACCGGCTGGGGCCGGCCTTCGTCGAGCAACCCCTCCCCGCCGAGGACCTGGTCGGGTCGGCCCGCCTGTCCCGGGCCCTCGACGCGCCGGTGGCCCTGGACGAGGCCGTGACCGGCCCGGGCGCCCTGGAGGCGGCCGTGGCCCTGGGGGCGGGGGCCATCCTGACCGTGAAGCCGGCCCGGGCCGGCGGCGTGGAGGCGGCGGCCGCCCTGGTGGTCCGGGCCGCGGCCGCGGGGTGGGGCGTCCACGCCGGCGGGATGCTGGAGAGCGGTGTGGGCCGGGCCGCGGCCCGGGCCGTGGCCGCCCTGCCGGCGGTGGCCGGCCCCGCCCTCCTGGGCTCGACCCACCTGCTGTTCACCGCGGACGTGGTGGCCCCGGCCCCCGGCCCGGCCCCACGCGGCCGGGTGGCGGTGCACCCCGGGCCCGGGCTGGTCCCGGCGCCCGACCCCGAGCGCCTGGCGGAGCTCGCGGTGGCCACCTGGCACCGGTCCCGGTGATCCCCGACACCCCCCGGGGGTGGCGGGTCGAGCACCGGCTGGCGCCGGCCGGCACCCTTCACGCCGCCGAGGTCGAGGCCGGGGGCGGTCGCCGGCTGTGGGTCCAGGAGGCCACGGGCCCGGCGCTGGTGCTGGGGAGCACCCAGCCGGCGGCGACGGTGGACACGAGGGCGGCCGCGGCGGCCGGGGTGGACGTGGTCCGGCGGCGCAGCGGGGGAGGGGCGGTGCTGGTGGAGCCCGGTGGGGTGGTGTGGGTCGACGTGGTGGTGCCGCCCCAGGACCCCCTGTGGGACGACGACGTGGGGCGGGCGGCCCAGTGGGTGGGCGAGGCCTGGGCCCGGGCCCTGGCCGCGGTGGGCGCCGGGGAGGGCCGGGTGCACCGGGGGGCCCTGGTGGCCACGCCGTGGTCGCGGCTGGCCTGCTTCGGGGGCCTGGGTCCCGGTGAGGTGACGGTGGGGGGGCGCAAGGTGGTGGGCGTGGCCCAGCGCCGGACCCGGGCCGGCGCCCGCTTCCAGTGCGCCGCCCTGCTGCGCTGGGCTCCGGCCGACCTGGTGGCCCTCCTGGCCCTGGCCCCGGCCGAGCGCGAGGCCGCGGCCGCCGACCTGGAGGGCCGGGCCGCGCCGGTCACGGCTCCCGGCGAGGCCCTGCTGGCCGCCTTCGCCGCCGCCCTCCCGCCCGCCCCTTGACAGCGAGGACGAACATGTGTTTCCCTGGCGGCTGCCCACAATTGACCACTAAGGGGAAGGAAATCCCTGATCTAAGCCATGAAGTGGGTTGACCGCCCACAGTGGGGGGCGTAGGGTCGGCGCCCATGGGGCTGATGACCGACACGGGTGCCGAGGAGGGGGACGTCGCGGCCGCGCCGGTCGACACGGCGCTGCGCCTGTGCGGGCGCTACACGAACGGCATCGACAGCAAGTCCCGGGTGGTCATGCCGGCCCCGTTCCGCGCCGCCTTCGCCGCCGGGGGCTACCTCACGCCGTGGCGGGGGACGTGCCTGGCCGCCATGGGCCCCGGGGAGTTCGACCGCTACCGGGCCCACACCGCCCGCCAGCTGGCCGACCGGGGCGAGCCCGACATCGACGGCGTCCTCCGCACCCTCTGGAGCTCCACGGCCGAGATCCGCCTCGACATCCAGGGCCGCCTCGTCCTCCCCGAGGAGGTGCGGTCCCAGGTCGGCATCACCGACGAGGTCCGCTTCGTCGGCCACGGCCGGCGCGTGGAGCTGTGGCCGGCGGTGGTGACCCCCGACGAGCTGGACGAGCGGGCCGACCACCTGGCCACCCTCACCGCGGTGCAGGGCACCTACCTGCCGGACCTCGACCACCCGGACCCCCGGCCGGACCTGGGGCTCTGAGAGGCGATGGCCCTCACCATGTCGCCCCCCTCCGCCCCGGTCGCCGGCTGGGACCACGTCCCGGTGCTGGCCGAGGCCGTGGTCTCGGTGCTGGGCGCCGCTCCGGCCGGCACCTACGTCGACTGCACCCTGGGCCTGGGCGGCCACGCCGCCCTCCTCCTGGAGGCCCACCCCGGCCTCCGCCTCCTCGGCCTCGACCAGGACGCCGAGGCCCTGGAGCAGGCGGCCGCCGCCCTGGCCCGCTTCGGCGACCGGGTGGCGCTGCGCCACGCCCGCTCCGACGCGCTGCCGGAGGTCCTGTCCGAGCTCGGCATCGACGACGTCACCGCCGTGCTGGCCGACCTGGGCGTGTCGTCACCCCAGGTCGACCGGGCCGAGCGGGGCTTCAGCTACCGCTCCGACCGGGACGGGCCGCTCGACATGCGCATGGACCGCTCCCGGGGCCGCACGGCCGCCGACCTGCTGGCCGACCTGGACGAGGACGCCCTGGTCCGGGCCCTGCGCCAGCTCGGCGACGAGCCCCACGCCCGCCGCATCGCCCGAGCCGTGGTCGACGCCGAGCCCCGGACCACGGCCCAGCTGGCCGCCGTGGTCCGCGACGCCGTCCCGGCCGCCCGGCGCCGCTCCGGCGACCCGGCCAAGCGGGTGTTCCAGACCCTCCGCATCCTGGTCAACGACGAGCTGGGCACGCTGGACCGCACCCTCGACGTGGCCATGGCCGCCCTGGTGCCCGGCGGCCGCCTGGCCGTCATCTCCTTCCACTCGCTCGAGGACCGGATGGTCAAGACCCGCTTCCGGGCCGCGGCCGAGGACGGCTGCACCTGCCCGCCCGGGCTGCCCTGCGCCTGCGGCTTCGAGCCCACCGTCCGCCTGCTGCGCCGCAAGCCCTGGGTGGCCGACCCGGCCGAGGTGGCGGCCAACCCCCGCTCGACCAGCGCCCGCCTGCGGGCCGTGGAGGCCCTCCCGCCCCCGGGTGGGGAGGACCGGCCGTGACCGCCACCCGGGCCGTGCCGGCCCGCTCCGGCGCGGCCACGGCCCGGCCCCTGCCGGTCCGCCCGTCCCGTCCCGTCCCGTCCCGGCCCGCCCCGGAGCGGCCGCGCCGCCCGGACCTGCGCATCGTCCCCGTGGCCCGGCCCCGGCGGGGCGGCGCCCTGGCCGTGGTGGTGCTGCTGGTGGTGGGCGGCGCCCTGCTGGGCACCGCCGTGCTGCACACCATGCTGGTCTCGGGCCAGCGCGAGGTCGACCGCCTGGAGGAGCGCATCCGGGACGCCGAGCAGGCCAACCAGGCCCGCCGCCTCGACGTGGCCGAGCTGGAGTCGCCGGCCCGGGTGGTGCAGGAGGCCGAGGGCGACGGCATGGTCGACCCCGACGTGGTGACGTGGCTGACACGGAACCCCGACGGCACCGTCGAGGCCAGCTCCGCCTCCCGCCCGGTGACCGAGGAGGCCACCGACACCGATGGCACGGCCACCGATGGCACCGCCACGGATGGCACCGCCACGGATGGCACCGCCACCGATGGCACGGCCACGGACGGCACCGCTTCGGACGGCACGGCCTCGGACGACACGGCCTCGGATGGCACCGCTTCGGATGGCACGGCCACGGACGGCACCGCTTCGGACGGCACCGCCACCGAGGACACGCCCACCGACGACGGCTCCTCGGCCGGGGCCGGATGAGCGACCGCCCGGTCACCGGGGCCTTCGACGCCTACCGGGCGCAGCGGGCCGGCGGCCCCGCGGCCTCCGGCCGGCGCCGGCCGAGCCCCCGGCCCGCCCGCTCAACCTCGTCCCGCTCCACCTCGTCCCGCTCCACCTCGCCCCGGCCCGCGCCGGCCCGCCCGGCGCCGGCTCCCCGTTCCCGCACCTCCCCCCGTTCCACCCGTCCCCCCGAGTCCCGTCGGACGACGCCGGCTGCGGCCCGTCGCCTGGTGCCGGGCCGGGGGGAGCGGGCGGGGAGGGGCGCCGGCGCGCCGCCCCCGCCGCGGGCCACCCGCCGGCGGCTGCTGGCGCTGCCGGTGGTGAGCGTGCTCCTGTTCGGGGTGGTGGCGGCCAAGCTGGTCGACGTCCAGGTCCGCAACCCCGACCGCTGGGTGGCCCAGGGCCTCCAACAGCGCATCGCGGTGGCCACCCTGCCGGCCGGGCGGGGCTCGCTGCTCGACCGCAACGGCCACCACTTCTCCCTGTCGCTGCCCCGGCGCTCGGTGTTCGCCGACCCCAGCCTCATCCACGACCCGGCCGCGGTGGCCGCCCGGCTCGCCCCGCTGCTGGAGGTTCCGCGCCGCGAGCTGGAGGAGAAGGTCTCGGGCCCGGGGCGCTTCGCCATGCTGGCCCACACCCTGCCCGACGCGGTGGCCGACCGGGTCGAGGCCCTGGACATCGCCGGCATCAGCTTCGTGGCGGAGTACCAGCGCTTCCGGCCCAACGACACCCTGGCCCAGTCGCTGGTCGGCTCGGTCAGCGTGGACGGCTCCCAGGGCATCTCCGGCCTGGAGGCCCAGTACGACGACCTCCTCACCGGCCGGGAGGGCGAGATCACCTACGAGAAGGCCAAGGTCGAGGGGGGCGGGGCCATCGCCGGCAGCACCCGGCGGGTCATCGCCGCCCGCCCCGGGGCCGACATCACCCTCACCCTGGACCGGGGCCTCCAGTACGAGACCGAGCAGACCCTGGCCGACCACCTGGGCCGGGCCGGGGCCCACGGCGGCACCGCCATCGTGTCCCGCCCCTCCACCGGCGAGATCCTGGCCCTGGCCAACCTGGAGCAGGACGAGGGCGGCGCCGGCTACGTGCCCACCACCAACAACCTGGCCCTCACCACCGTCTACGAGCCCGGGTCGGTCAACAAGGTCATCACCGTGGCCGCCGCCCTGGAGGAGGGCCTGGTCACCCCCGAGACCATGCTCTCGGTGCCCGACGAGCTGGAGGTCGGGGACCACCGGTTCACCGACTCCCACCCCCACCCCACCACCTCGTGGTCGGTCACCGACATCCTGGCCACCTCGTCCAACATCGGCACGATCATGCTGGCCCAGCAGCTGGGCGGGGACCGGATGGACCGCTACCTCCGGCGCTTCGGCTTCGGCTCCCGCACCGGGCTGGGCTTCCCGGCCGAGTCGGCCGGGCTGATGCTGCCCGGGGACGAGTGGGCCCAGCAGAGCACGGCCATCGGCTCCATCCCCATCGGGCAGGGCATCTCGGTCACCGCCCTGCAGATGCTCCAGGCCTACAACGTGCTGGCCAACGACGGCACCTACGTCCCGCCCCGCCTGGTCCGGGCCGTCACCCGGCCCGACGGCACGCCCGAGCCGGTGCCCTCGCCGGAGCCGGTCCAGGTGGTGTCGCCCACCACCGCCGCGGCGGTGCGGGCCATGATGGCCGAGGTGGTCGAGCGGGGCACCGGCCAGGACGCCGCCGTGCCCGGCTACACGGTGGCCGGCAAGACCGGCACGGCACGCAAGCCCCAGCCCAACGGCGGCTACGAGGACGAGGACGGCGCCATGCACTACATCGCCACCTTCGCCGGCCTGCTGCCGGCCGAGAACCCCGACCTGTCCGTCATCGTGGTGGTTGACGAGCCCGACCCCGGCCGGTCCATCTACGCCGGCGACGTGGCCGCCCCCGCCTTCTCCGACCTGGCCCG
This genomic window from Acidimicrobiales bacterium contains:
- a CDS encoding ATP-binding cassette domain-containing protein; this translates as MTGDVAWEGVGFAYPDGPPVLAGIDLAVAGGEVVVVVGDSGSGKSTLLRTVNRLVPRASGGRFRGRVVVSGRDVTAARPRDLAGTVGFVHQDPEAHVVVDEVEHDVAFVLENLGMPEAEMRRRVEEVLDAVGIAALRHRSPSTLSGGERQRSAVAGALAAAPAVLVLDEPTSMLDPQGADDVLAAVARLADDLGTTVVMAEHRLERAGPMADRAVVVADGRITAQGAPGAVLADHPGAPPVAHLGRLLGWDPVPLTVRDARRRARDTPLPAPVAERAPTGPGSVAAPAPGPVRLRARGLAVGHAGHPPVLAGVDLELRAGEVVALLGRNGAGKTTLLRALAGLAAPGAGTVERSGRVALVPQDPSSLLFAATVRAEVAETTRLLRRPPDGVDAWLDRLGLAGLADRHPRSLSTGERQRVAVAAVAAGGAEVLLLDEPTRGIDAASRAALERAVTGHAAAGGTVVVATHDVELAARCATRAVVLGGGEVVADGPARDVLAGSLFAPQVLRVLPPHLTVAEVEATLAAAAAPGGRP
- a CDS encoding DUF4214 domain-containing protein, translating into MRTRLLATAGLTATLALPSLLGPLGAGAAPTAPRPRASDAVEAAVAWLETQQQADGGFDGAGFPGFETPDVVLALAAAGQSGPGWSEAEALAAVQAVATPGGLDALDALDDLVDTPTSPTQAAKVIALDVVPLGLDTGDFDPSGDSAAPVDLLALVRSGAGDGSYPNLAFNGQVYVAWALATLGEPVPAPLLALIDGAQQANGSFDYSGLPGGSDIDPDLTASVIMALTLAGRPATDPTVRGAVLALGRAQGWNGEWASPFDDGNPNSTAQAMLAAVTLGSDPETPCWRDRADGRFTGVRYRSPSVSLLRRQAGDGSVASPSDGPSRNTFGTAQTVQALVAAEGPWPYAGAGCSTASPGDSRRLVNAHYVDLLGRFSDQAGAQFWVGLLDAGIDPARVSQRLTGTPEYGRRVVDEMYRAYLDRPASPAERAAGAPGVLAGRRLDRAAAILGSQEYYEGAVEDPTPPSAAAWVSALYRDVLGRTGDDGALAWLRGQLEAGRSRAAVARTLLRTDEALGVMVDGFYRDLLRRRSDPSGRAFWVRLFQRGRSPEALVLLIAGSAEYVAATRAPA
- a CDS encoding HNH endonuclease; translated protein: MIRALVLNVTYEPLSVVAGRRAALLVLAERAELVHESDEVLHSARLVLPVPSVVRLRTLVRVPYQRTIPLSRRGVLARDGHACQYCGSRAETIDHVMPRSRGGTHTWENVVAACRPCNLRKGSRLLADTTLRLAALPGPPRRSAWVTVAAGPVPPLWEPYLQAA
- a CDS encoding enolase C-terminal domain-like protein — encoded protein: MSGTGPPPVAVTLHRVRLPLRAPHVAAHGREDGREVVLVGVTDDDGVVGWGECPALSVPGYAPEWIDGAWWVLSRLLGPAVLAGRGADGVPGHPMASGAVRDALLDLRLRQAGEGPASALGPLAPTVAFGVAVGLDDDPDRVAAAAAGAVAAGASLVVVKVRPGWAAVPLAAARDAAPGVAVAVDANGSFTEDDIDELRALDRLGPAFVEQPLPAEDLVGSARLSRALDAPVALDEAVTGPGALEAAVALGAGAILTVKPARAGGVEAAAALVVRAAAAGWGVHAGGMLESGVGRAAARAVAALPAVAGPALLGSTHLLFTADVVAPAPGPAPRGRVAVHPGPGLVPAPDPERLAELAVATWHRSR
- the rsmH gene encoding 16S rRNA (cytosine(1402)-N(4))-methyltransferase RsmH; the encoded protein is MSPPSAPVAGWDHVPVLAEAVVSVLGAAPAGTYVDCTLGLGGHAALLLEAHPGLRLLGLDQDAEALEQAAAALARFGDRVALRHARSDALPEVLSELGIDDVTAVLADLGVSSPQVDRAERGFSYRSDRDGPLDMRMDRSRGRTAADLLADLDEDALVRALRQLGDEPHARRIARAVVDAEPRTTAQLAAVVRDAVPAARRRSGDPAKRVFQTLRILVNDELGTLDRTLDVAMAALVPGGRLAVISFHSLEDRMVKTRFRAAAEDGCTCPPGLPCACGFEPTVRLLRRKPWVADPAEVAANPRSTSARLRAVEALPPPGGEDRP
- a CDS encoding penicillin-binding protein 2, with amino-acid sequence MSDRPVTGAFDAYRAQRAGGPAASGRRRPSPRPARSTSSRSTSSRSTSPRPAPARPAPAPRSRTSPRSTRPPESRRTTPAAARRLVPGRGERAGRGAGAPPPPRATRRRLLALPVVSVLLFGVVAAKLVDVQVRNPDRWVAQGLQQRIAVATLPAGRGSLLDRNGHHFSLSLPRRSVFADPSLIHDPAAVAARLAPLLEVPRRELEEKVSGPGRFAMLAHTLPDAVADRVEALDIAGISFVAEYQRFRPNDTLAQSLVGSVSVDGSQGISGLEAQYDDLLTGREGEITYEKAKVEGGGAIAGSTRRVIAARPGADITLTLDRGLQYETEQTLADHLGRAGAHGGTAIVSRPSTGEILALANLEQDEGGAGYVPTTNNLALTTVYEPGSVNKVITVAAALEEGLVTPETMLSVPDELEVGDHRFTDSHPHPTTSWSVTDILATSSNIGTIMLAQQLGGDRMDRYLRRFGFGSRTGLGFPAESAGLMLPGDEWAQQSTAIGSIPIGQGISVTALQMLQAYNVLANDGTYVPPRLVRAVTRPDGTPEPVPSPEPVQVVSPTTAAAVRAMMAEVVERGTGQDAAVPGYTVAGKTGTARKPQPNGGYEDEDGAMHYIATFAGLLPAENPDLSVIVVVDEPDPGRSIYAGDVAAPAFSDLARLALRRLDIPPAVGGGTVAVPTMSESAQGIGDTRIPSSGAAPDEGAAREEDAAGVDPGDGGDPDGG